One Ranitomeya imitator isolate aRanImi1 chromosome 1, aRanImi1.pri, whole genome shotgun sequence DNA window includes the following coding sequences:
- the LOC138664317 gene encoding histone H2AX-like, translated as MSGRGKQGGGKARAKAKTRSSRAGLQFPVGRVHRLLRKGNYAERVGAGAPVYLAAVLEYLTAEILELAGNAARDNKKTRIIPRHLQLAVRNDEELNRLLGGVTIAQGGVLPNIQAVLLPKKSASSAPASGKGGKKSAQQSQEY; from the coding sequence ATGTCAGGACGTGGGAAGCAAGGTGGCGGCAAAGCTCGGGCGAAGGCTAAGACCCGCTCATCTCGGGCAGGTCTTCAGTTTCCGGTGGGACGTGTTCACAGACTCCTCCGCAAGGGCAACTATGCCGAGAGGGTTGGTGCCGGCGCTCCCGTTTATTTAGCGGCTGTGCTGGAATATCTCACTGCCGAGATTCTCGAGCTGGCGGGAAACGCGGCCCGAGACAACAAAAAGACGCGCATCATCCCGCGCCATCTGCAGCTGGCCGTGCGCAACGACGaggagctgaacaggctgctgggCGGCGTGACCATCGCCCAGGGCGGCGTCCTGCCCAACATCCAGGCCGTGCTGCTGCCCAAGAAGTCCGCCAGCTCCGCGCCCGCCTCAGGAAAAGGCGGGAAGAAGAGCGCCCAGCAATCCCAGGAATACTAA